One genomic segment of Caldimonas brevitalea includes these proteins:
- the aroC gene encoding chorismate synthase gives MSGSTLGLLFRVTNFGESHGPAIGCVIDGCPPGMELSEADIQPDLDRRRPGTSRHVTQRNEADAVEILSGVYEGKTTGTPICLLIRNTDQRSKDYGNILQTFRPGHADYTYWHKYGIRDPRGGGRSSARLTAPTVAAAAVAKKWLKQQYGTTFRGCMTQLGEIAVPIEAWDEVPNNPFFAANARVIPELEAYMDSLRKAGDSVGARLHVEASGVPVGLGEPLYDKLDADIAHAMMGLNAVKGVEIGAGFACVAARGSQHGDELSPEGFGGNNAGGVLGGISSGQDITVSIAIKPTSSIRTPRASIDVAGQSTQVETFGRHDPCVGIRATPIAEALLALVVMDHALRHRAQCGDVRVGTPDIARQQVPGSAG, from the coding sequence ATGTCCGGCAGCACCCTTGGCCTTTTGTTCCGCGTCACCAACTTCGGCGAATCGCACGGCCCCGCCATCGGCTGCGTGATCGACGGCTGCCCGCCCGGCATGGAGCTGTCGGAAGCCGACATCCAGCCCGACCTCGACCGCCGCCGCCCCGGCACCTCGCGCCACGTCACGCAGCGCAACGAGGCGGACGCGGTCGAGATCCTGTCGGGCGTCTACGAAGGCAAGACCACCGGCACCCCGATTTGTCTGCTGATCCGCAACACCGACCAGCGCAGCAAGGACTACGGCAACATCCTGCAGACCTTCCGTCCGGGCCATGCCGACTACACCTACTGGCACAAGTACGGCATCCGCGACCCGCGCGGCGGTGGCCGCTCGTCCGCACGGCTCACGGCGCCCACCGTGGCGGCGGCTGCCGTCGCGAAGAAATGGCTGAAGCAGCAGTACGGCACGACGTTCCGCGGCTGCATGACACAACTCGGTGAGATCGCGGTGCCGATCGAGGCCTGGGACGAGGTGCCGAACAACCCGTTCTTTGCCGCCAACGCCCGCGTCATTCCCGAACTCGAGGCCTATATGGACAGCCTGCGCAAGGCCGGCGACTCGGTCGGTGCGCGCCTGCACGTCGAAGCCTCGGGCGTGCCGGTCGGGCTGGGCGAGCCCCTCTACGACAAGCTCGATGCGGACATCGCCCACGCGATGATGGGGCTCAACGCCGTCAAGGGTGTCGAGATCGGCGCCGGTTTCGCCTGCGTGGCCGCGCGGGGCAGCCAGCACGGCGACGAGCTGTCGCCCGAGGGCTTCGGCGGCAACAACGCCGGTGGCGTGCTGGGCGGCATCAGCAGCGGGCAGGACATCACCGTCTCGATCGCCATCAAGCCGACCAGCTCGATCCGCACGCCGCGCGCCTCGATCGATGTCGCCGGGCAGAGCACGCAGGTGGAGACCTTCGGCCGTCACGATCCCTGCGTCGGCATCCGCGCGACGCCGATCGCCGAAGCGCTGCTGGCGCTGGTCGTGATGGACCACGCCTTGCGCCATCGCGCGCAGTGCGGCGACGTGCGCGTCGGCACGCCCGACATCGCGCGCCAGCAGGTGCCCGGCAGCGCCGGCTGA
- a CDS encoding MFS transporter yields the protein MTAPATPAGAAPGASLWAFAVLSASYFAFIGYFNPYLPLWLKDLGFSTLAIGALGSVQGITRVVAPYSWGWLSDRTGHRVWLMRIASGAALLCALGLLLTPRWVAPSLPYVGAVLFAMFANTSAMMPMAEAAVAQRVSTGRGLDLRRYGRVRVWGSIGFIVTVVVFGFWFERHGIRPFALGAVLLLLVLACACWALPGAPDSAHGREPAPSLKPVLAQPAVRWFFVSAFLMLLAHVALYGFFSLHLDALGYDKRVLGMLWAVSVLAEIAWFLLQGRWGADWTPPTWIAVACAAAALRFALTAALGASPAALVVAQLLHALTFAAHHSACIAFINHHFTGRLRGRGQALYTVLGYGCSGVLGGVAGGALSEAAGFAAVFWAGSASALLASAAALRSRTAAAQASGENPERPV from the coding sequence TTGACGGCGCCTGCGACGCCTGCCGGCGCCGCCCCCGGCGCTTCGCTGTGGGCTTTTGCGGTGCTGTCCGCGAGCTACTTCGCCTTCATCGGCTACTTCAATCCCTATCTGCCGCTGTGGCTCAAAGACCTGGGCTTCAGCACGCTGGCGATCGGCGCGCTCGGCTCGGTGCAAGGCATCACCCGGGTGGTGGCGCCTTACAGCTGGGGCTGGTTGTCCGACCGCACCGGCCACCGGGTGTGGTTGATGCGCATCGCCTCCGGCGCGGCCTTGCTGTGCGCGCTCGGCCTGCTGCTGACACCGCGCTGGGTCGCGCCCAGCCTGCCCTATGTCGGCGCCGTGTTGTTCGCGATGTTCGCCAACACCAGCGCGATGATGCCGATGGCCGAGGCGGCGGTCGCCCAGCGGGTCAGCACCGGGCGCGGCCTCGACCTGCGCCGCTACGGACGGGTGCGGGTGTGGGGCTCGATCGGCTTCATCGTGACGGTGGTGGTGTTCGGCTTTTGGTTCGAGCGGCACGGCATCCGGCCCTTTGCACTGGGTGCCGTGCTGCTGCTGCTGGTGCTGGCCTGCGCCTGTTGGGCTTTGCCGGGCGCTCCCGACAGCGCGCACGGACGCGAGCCCGCGCCGTCGCTGAAGCCCGTGCTGGCACAGCCGGCGGTGCGCTGGTTTTTCGTCTCCGCCTTCTTGATGCTGCTCGCGCATGTGGCGCTGTACGGCTTCTTTTCGCTCCATCTCGATGCGCTGGGCTATGACAAACGTGTGCTCGGCATGTTGTGGGCGGTGTCGGTGCTGGCCGAGATCGCGTGGTTCCTGCTGCAGGGGCGCTGGGGGGCCGACTGGACGCCGCCGACGTGGATCGCGGTGGCCTGTGCCGCCGCCGCGCTGCGCTTTGCGCTGACCGCCGCGCTCGGGGCCAGTCCTGCCGCCCTGGTGGTGGCGCAGCTGCTGCATGCGCTCACCTTTGCTGCACACCACAGCGCCTGCATCGCCTTCATCAACCACCATTTCACCGGCCGCTTGCGCGGCCGTGGGCAGGCGCTCTACACCGTGCTCGGCTATGGATGCTCCGGTGTGCTGGGCGGGGTGGCGGGCGGCGCCTTGAGCGAGGCGGCCGGTTTCGCCGCCGTCTTCTGGGCCGGGTCGGCCAGTGCGCTGTTGGCCAGTGCCGCGGCACTGCGCAGCCGGACCGCGGCGGCCCAAGCCAGCGGTGAAAACCCTGAGCGACCGGTGTAA